In one Novosphingobium humi genomic region, the following are encoded:
- a CDS encoding TonB-dependent receptor: MWLLLASMAAGGGVGIGGVTSGGPVLQRAVRAGPAAQVLVEAAAAGGVAIALDPRDVAGRQLPALRRGEALRRALARICPAAGLVCRVEPMGVVVRRAPAPPRPRAGPTPASPAESVILVTGRHGAGVMLESERSFSLSRLSPESLRRCPPLTMADMLVSIPGLWIDTSAGTSANIARLRGIPMDGYTAMAVEEDGLPIQHSSLPWTDIDQFMRPDIMLESVDYVRGGPSGVLASNAPGGVLDLHLRRPPDHPSGEMRATGTDYGLARLDGWVGAPLGEWRSMAGGYIARDPTLRHIAQTLGGGQLRLRGERDLPHGRLTLTARYQDDASLNTSSYPMVLRDGQWSALPSFDPRRGSWFGPDFNNVRFITADGGVIRPVGRNNRNRAFDLSAALASGGWTARLRLRRSDTQRNAILSSGPPVSAADFVGAQGGHYSLRRSDGAFLSPAALVEVVQPASAAVQLDEMIVQVERAQTWGSHNLAGGLYTLVNRWRYQRIVARALVEARSQGLLVDALDAQGGPALTDGGYLSRASTWEQTTGRTAGLAAYASDEWRIAPGWRVDAGLRHEWEVLRGTVGIARTLDLSTPAGIANRAAQIDSGQSAAYADSFAATNATIALHWQARPEQLGLFARASIGHVLPSVGAYRTSAAPAAAHALDVAEAEAGVVLTQGRVRLGLTGFANRFRGLDVSASMIDAASGAITLVPRQASSHNLGIEAEARWPLTAWVQAQGAMTWQQSRLSDYPGYDGHVPQRVPDIMLHGALDISPPRGPWHLGLAMTAMGRRFADDANSLRLPPYVVMGVQFGWDLGQRSGRIEGEISNLTDAVAVMQGDAIAGDGAAGPYAVGRALAGRTLRLSYTVGL; encoded by the coding sequence ATGTGGCTGCTGCTGGCCAGCATGGCGGCCGGTGGCGGCGTCGGGATTGGCGGCGTCACGAGTGGCGGGCCGGTCCTGCAACGCGCGGTCCGGGCGGGCCCGGCGGCGCAGGTGCTGGTGGAGGCGGCCGCGGCGGGGGGCGTGGCGATTGCGCTGGACCCGCGCGATGTGGCGGGGCGGCAGTTGCCCGCGCTGCGCCGGGGCGAGGCTTTGCGGCGGGCGCTGGCGCGGATCTGTCCGGCGGCGGGGCTGGTCTGCCGGGTGGAGCCGATGGGCGTGGTGGTACGCCGGGCGCCTGCCCCGCCCCGCCCGCGAGCCGGTCCCACGCCCGCCTCGCCGGCCGAAAGCGTGATCCTGGTCACCGGGCGCCATGGCGCGGGGGTCATGCTGGAAAGCGAACGCTCCTTCTCGCTCTCGCGCCTGTCGCCCGAAAGTCTGCGCCGCTGCCCGCCCCTGACCATGGCCGATATGCTGGTGTCGATCCCCGGCCTGTGGATCGACACCAGCGCGGGCACAAGCGCCAATATCGCCCGGCTGCGCGGCATTCCGATGGACGGCTATACCGCCATGGCGGTTGAGGAGGACGGGCTGCCGATCCAGCACAGCAGCCTGCCATGGACCGACATCGACCAGTTCATGCGGCCCGACATCATGCTGGAAAGCGTCGATTATGTGCGCGGCGGGCCGTCGGGCGTGCTGGCATCCAATGCGCCGGGGGGCGTTCTCGACCTGCATCTGCGCCGCCCGCCCGATCATCCCTCGGGGGAAATGCGCGCTACCGGAACCGATTACGGTCTGGCCCGACTGGACGGCTGGGTGGGCGCGCCCTTGGGGGAATGGCGCAGCATGGCGGGCGGCTATATCGCGCGCGATCCCACGCTGCGCCATATCGCCCAAACGCTGGGCGGCGGCCAGCTCCGCCTGCGCGGCGAGCGCGATCTGCCCCATGGCCGCCTGACCCTGACGGCGCGCTATCAGGATGACGCCAGCCTCAACACATCCTCCTATCCGATGGTGCTGCGCGACGGGCAATGGTCGGCGCTGCCCAGTTTTGACCCAAGGCGGGGGTCATGGTTCGGGCCGGATTTCAACAATGTCCGTTTCATCACAGCCGATGGCGGCGTGATCCGCCCGGTGGGGCGCAACAATCGCAACCGCGCCTTCGACCTGTCCGCCGCGCTGGCCTCGGGGGGATGGACCGCGCGCCTGCGCCTGCGCCGGTCGGATACCCAGCGCAATGCCATCCTGTCGAGCGGGCCGCCCGTGAGCGCGGCCGATTTTGTCGGGGCGCAGGGCGGGCATTACAGCCTGCGCCGCAGCGATGGCGCCTTCCTCTCCCCCGCCGCGCTGGTCGAGGTGGTGCAGCCCGCCAGCGCCGCGGTGCAACTGGATGAAATGATCGTGCAGGTCGAGCGGGCGCAGACATGGGGTTCGCACAATCTGGCGGGCGGCCTCTATACGCTGGTCAACCGCTGGCGCTATCAACGCATCGTGGCGCGGGCGCTGGTCGAGGCGCGATCGCAGGGCCTGCTGGTCGATGCGCTGGACGCGCAGGGCGGCCCCGCCTTGACCGATGGCGGCTATCTTTCGCGCGCTTCTACATGGGAACAGACCACCGGGCGCACCGCAGGCCTTGCCGCCTATGCCAGCGACGAATGGCGGATCGCGCCGGGATGGCGGGTGGATGCGGGGCTGCGCCATGAATGGGAGGTACTGCGCGGCACGGTGGGCATCGCGCGCACTTTGGATCTTTCCACCCCTGCGGGCATCGCCAACCGCGCGGCGCAGATCGACAGCGGGCAGAGCGCCGCCTATGCTGACAGCTTTGCCGCCACCAACGCCACCATCGCCCTGCATTGGCAGGCCCGGCCCGAGCAGCTTGGCCTGTTCGCGCGGGCCAGCATCGGCCATGTCCTGCCCTCGGTCGGCGCCTATCGCACCAGCGCGGCGCCCGCGGCCGCCCATGCGCTCGACGTGGCCGAGGCCGAGGCGGGCGTGGTGCTCACACAGGGGCGCGTCCGGCTGGGGCTGACAGGATTTGCCAACCGGTTTCGCGGGCTGGATGTTTCGGCCAGCATGATCGACGCCGCATCGGGCGCAATCACGCTGGTGCCGCGACAGGCTTCCTCGCACAATCTGGGCATCGAAGCCGAGGCGCGCTGGCCGCTGACCGCTTGGGTGCAGGCACAGGGCGCGATGACATGGCAGCAATCGCGCCTGTCGGATTATCCCGGTTACGACGGCCATGTGCCCCAGCGCGTGCCCGACATCATGCTCCATGGCGCGCTGGACATCTCACCGCCGCGCGGGCCGTGGCATCTGGGGCTGGCGATGACCGCGATGGGGCGGCGCTTTGCCGATGACGCCAACAGCCTGCGGCTGCCGCCCTATGTGGTGATGGGAGTGCAGTTCGGGTGGGATCTGGGCCAAAGGAGCGGGCGGATCGAGGGCGAGATCAGCAATCTGACCGATGCCGTGGCCGTGATGCAGGGCGATGCGATTGCCGGCGATGGCGCGGCGGGGCCCTATGCCGTCGGCCGCGCGCTGGCGGGCCGGACCCTGCGTTTGTCCTATACCGTCGGGCTGTAA
- a CDS encoding MFS transporter: protein MSAPALKSAAIGFVPADGTSRSSPVALVHLALAMGGFAIGTTEFATMSLLPYMADGLHVDAPTAGHVISAYALGVVVGAPLLAVLGANLARRTLLIALMGLFGLCNALSALAPDYHWMLLFRFLSGLPHGAYFGVAALMAASLVPPEKRTQAVGYVMLGLTVATIIGVPTASVLGQSANWRWGFGVVAVLALLCAGMVARFAPHDRPAAGASPMRELGALARGQVWLTLGIGAIGFGGMFCVYTYIASTLIEVTHASKAAIPLIFAIFGAGMTLGNIIAPRFADRTLMPTAGGLLVWSAVWLAIYPFAVGHVWAVAVVVFAIGIGGALGSVLQTRLMDVAGEAQTLAAALNHSAFNIANALGPWMGGMAIAAGYGWASTGFVGSGLALAGLAIWALAARAARRPSPVSGP from the coding sequence ATGAGCGCCCCTGCGCTGAAATCCGCCGCGATCGGCTTTGTCCCGGCCGATGGCACCTCCCGTTCCTCGCCCGTCGCCCTTGTGCATCTGGCGCTGGCCATGGGCGGATTTGCCATCGGCACCACCGAATTCGCCACCATGAGCCTGCTGCCCTATATGGCCGACGGGCTGCATGTCGATGCGCCCACGGCGGGCCATGTGATCAGCGCCTATGCGCTGGGCGTGGTGGTGGGGGCGCCGCTGCTGGCGGTGCTGGGGGCCAATCTGGCGCGGCGGACGCTGCTGATCGCGCTGATGGGCCTGTTCGGCCTGTGCAACGCGCTGTCGGCGCTTGCGCCCGATTATCACTGGATGCTGCTGTTCCGCTTTCTCTCGGGCCTGCCGCATGGGGCCTATTTCGGCGTGGCCGCGCTGATGGCGGCTAGTCTGGTGCCGCCGGAAAAACGTACACAGGCGGTGGGCTATGTCATGCTGGGCCTGACGGTGGCCACGATCATCGGCGTGCCCACGGCCAGCGTGCTGGGCCAGTCGGCCAACTGGCGCTGGGGCTTTGGCGTAGTGGCGGTGCTGGCGCTGCTCTGCGCCGGGATGGTGGCGCGCTTTGCCCCGCATGACCGGCCCGCGGCCGGGGCCAGCCCGATGCGCGAACTGGGCGCGCTGGCGCGGGGTCAGGTGTGGCTGACGCTGGGCATTGGCGCGATCGGCTTTGGCGGCATGTTCTGCGTCTATACCTATATCGCCTCGACGCTGATCGAGGTCACCCATGCCTCCAAAGCTGCCATCCCGCTGATTTTCGCGATTTTTGGCGCGGGGATGACGCTGGGCAATATCATCGCGCCACGCTTTGCCGACCGGACGCTGATGCCCACGGCGGGCGGCCTGCTGGTGTGGAGCGCGGTGTGGCTGGCGATCTATCCCTTTGCCGTGGGGCACGTCTGGGCGGTGGCGGTGGTGGTCTTTGCCATCGGCATCGGCGGGGCGCTTGGCTCGGTGCTGCAAACGCGGCTGATGGATGTCGCGGGCGAAGCGCAGACCCTGGCGGCCGCGCTCAACCATTCGGCCTTCAACATCGCCAATGCGCTGGGCCCGTGGATGGGCGGGATGGCGATTGCGGCGGGCTATGGCTGGGCTTCGACCGGCTTTGTCGGGTCGGGGCTGGCGCTGGCCGGGCTGGCCATCTGGGCCTTGGCGGCTCGTGCGGCGCGGCGGCCATCGCCAGTTTCAGGTCCTTGA
- a CDS encoding DUF4031 domain-containing protein: protein MDGNNSATAGDAMSVYVDSAIHALRGRLMCHMFSPDLDALHAMARRIGIEQRWFQDPLTMAVSWPHYDLDQTRRAVAVELGAVICDRYQTVAMAAIIQGRPDKLRRIRALADPGRAFTPARHVPEWLAEQGFAQAWDW from the coding sequence ATGGATGGAAACAACAGTGCAACCGCCGGTGATGCCATGAGCGTCTATGTCGACAGCGCCATTCACGCCCTGCGCGGGCGGCTGATGTGTCATATGTTCTCGCCGGATCTGGACGCGTTGCATGCAATGGCGCGACGCATCGGGATCGAGCAGCGGTGGTTTCAGGATCCGCTGACCATGGCTGTCTCATGGCCCCATTACGATCTCGACCAGACGCGCCGGGCCGTCGCCGTAGAACTGGGCGCTGTTATCTGCGACAGATATCAGACCGTGGCCATGGCCGCGATCATTCAAGGCAGGCCCGACAAATTGCGGCGCATCCGCGCACTGGCCGATCCGGGCCGCGCCTTTACCCCCGCGCGTCACGTCCCGGAATGGCTGGCCGAGCAGGGATTTGCGCAAGCATGGGATTGGTAG
- a CDS encoding methyl-accepting chemotaxis protein: MGLVGGPAQAARSAQTANAMVEQTRKSAEQSGDVVSRAVEAMGALEASSREISDIISVIDAIAFQTNLLALNAGVEAARAGDAGRGFAVVASEVRALAQRSADAAKDIKSRIQGSAVQVENGVRLVMETGNALSRIASGVGEISDQRHGQRHCQRYE; encoded by the coding sequence ATGGGATTGGTAGGCGGCCCGGCGCAGGCCGCGCGTTCCGCCCAGACCGCCAATGCCATGGTCGAGCAGACCCGCAAAAGCGCCGAGCAATCAGGCGATGTCGTATCGCGCGCGGTCGAGGCCATGGGGGCGCTCGAAGCATCCTCGCGCGAGATTTCGGACATCATCAGCGTGATCGACGCCATTGCATTTCAGACCAACCTGCTGGCGCTCAACGCCGGGGTGGAGGCCGCGCGCGCGGGCGATGCTGGGCGCGGTTTTGCCGTGGTCGCCTCCGAAGTGCGCGCTCTGGCCCAGCGCAGCGCCGATGCCGCCAAGGACATCAAGTCGCGCATCCAGGGTTCGGCCGTTCAGGTGGAAAACGGCGTCCGTCTGGTGATGGAAACGGGCAATGCCCTCTCGCGCATTGCATCGGGCGTGGGCGAGATCAGCGATCAGCGGCATGGTCAACGCCATTGCCAGCGATACGAATGA
- a CDS encoding class I adenylate-forming enzyme family protein has translation MRNIDYFDKSAALYPDRAVLETEQGAITYAAMQRMTHRLAGAMAATGLQRQEAVAIMSPNHPGVLTAMLSLWRAGAVWIPVNTRNALPDTIAYLRYVRAGWLFYHSSLSAEAHEAARQVPSIRHLICLDAPDAGNPSLDGFMLPADAPSFPDLGSPDGGDRELCAIIATGGTTGPAKGVRALNRSWGTMLESIAMLMAVEDVPVFLATAPLSHAAGPFALAGIAMGATVVMLPAFDAHAVMEAIQTHRVTHMFLPPTALYSMLAHPEVRDYDYSSMRYFLLAGSACSPEKLRQAVEVFGPCLCQSYGQSEFHLIATWLPPEIVAAAAAGDHPERLASCGRATMSVRVELMNDDGALLPVGEVGEIVGRGGIVCDGYFEMEQATAEVRTHGWHHTGDIGRRDEHGFFYIVDRKKDMIVTGGFNVFCSEVEAVVSEMAGVHECAAIGIPDEKWGEAVSVLVVADPAKAPDAAAIMAHCKARLGSVKAPKHVFFRESLPRTPVGKFDKKAMRAEFWQGQSRGVN, from the coding sequence ATGCGCAACATTGACTATTTCGACAAATCCGCCGCGCTTTATCCCGACCGCGCCGTGCTGGAAACCGAGCAGGGCGCGATCACCTATGCCGCGATGCAGCGGATGACGCACCGACTGGCGGGCGCCATGGCGGCGACGGGGCTGCAGCGGCAGGAGGCCGTGGCGATCATGTCGCCCAACCATCCGGGCGTGCTGACGGCGATGCTTTCGCTCTGGCGGGCAGGCGCGGTGTGGATCCCGGTTAACACCCGCAACGCGCTGCCCGATACGATTGCCTATCTGCGCTATGTTCGCGCGGGGTGGCTGTTCTATCATTCCAGCCTCTCGGCCGAGGCGCATGAGGCCGCGCGGCAGGTGCCCTCGATCCGGCATCTGATCTGTCTCGATGCGCCCGATGCGGGCAATCCCTCGCTCGACGGCTTCATGCTGCCCGCCGATGCGCCGTCTTTTCCCGATCTGGGCAGCCCGGATGGCGGTGACCGCGAACTCTGCGCGATCATCGCCACGGGCGGCACCACCGGCCCGGCCAAAGGAGTGCGCGCGCTCAACCGCAGTTGGGGCACGATGCTGGAAAGCATCGCCATGTTGATGGCGGTCGAAGATGTGCCGGTGTTCCTCGCCACCGCGCCCTTGTCCCATGCGGCGGGGCCTTTCGCGCTGGCGGGCATCGCCATGGGGGCAACGGTCGTGATGCTGCCCGCCTTTGACGCTCATGCGGTGATGGAGGCGATTCAGACTCATCGCGTCACCCATATGTTTCTGCCGCCCACGGCGCTCTATTCGATGCTGGCCCATCCCGAGGTGCGCGACTATGACTATTCAAGCATGCGCTATTTTCTGCTGGCGGGCTCGGCCTGCAGCCCGGAAAAGCTGCGGCAGGCGGTGGAGGTCTTTGGCCCTTGCCTGTGCCAATCCTATGGACAGAGCGAATTCCATCTCATCGCCACATGGCTGCCGCCCGAAATCGTGGCGGCCGCCGCTGCCGGCGATCACCCTGAGCGGTTGGCCAGTTGCGGGCGGGCCACGATGTCTGTGCGCGTCGAATTGATGAATGACGATGGCGCGTTATTGCCTGTAGGCGAGGTGGGCGAGATCGTCGGGCGCGGAGGCATCGTTTGCGACGGCTATTTCGAGATGGAGCAGGCCACCGCCGAGGTCCGCACCCATGGCTGGCATCACACCGGCGACATTGGCCGCCGCGACGAGCACGGCTTTTTCTACATCGTCGACCGCAAGAAGGACATGATCGTCACCGGCGGTTTCAACGTCTTTTGCAGCGAGGTGGAGGCTGTGGTGTCCGAAATGGCGGGTGTCCATGAATGCGCCGCCATCGGCATCCCGGATGAAAAATGGGGCGAGGCGGTCAGCGTGCTGGTGGTGGCCGATCCGGCAAAGGCGCCCGATGCCGCCGCCATCATGGCCCATTGCAAGGCGCGGCTGGGCAGCGTCAAAGCGCCCAAACATGTGTTCTTTCGCGAAAGCCTGCCGCGCACCCCGGTGGGCAAATTCGACAAGAAGGCGATGCGCGCCGAGTTCTGGCAGGGCCAAAGCCGCGGCGTCAATTAG
- a CDS encoding alcohol dehydrogenase catalytic domain-containing protein: MRAVVMQGLHRPLALETLPDPTPDAGEIVVKVGRCGICGSDLHMTEDPAYGMTAGSVLGHEFAGEVVALGKDVEGFATGDLVAVSPLKSCGHCPACVAGEVAWCEHFGLQGGGYAEYAVTRPNQCVRLPKSASLADGAIIEPLAVALHGINLSGMKTGDKMLVLGGGPIGLAAAFWARRRGAGAVLVQDVALFQAERALAMGATGFVAEPDDPVGAAERALGGKADVVIECVGRPGLIAQAVEQVRPRGTILLLGLCTQPDTFNSFAMLSKEVRLVTSAFFHRQEYEAALDALCSGAPEPRHLVSDTIALAATPERFEALRRRTHDCKVLINPFG, encoded by the coding sequence ATGCGTGCAGTCGTGATGCAGGGGCTGCACAGGCCGCTGGCGCTCGAAACCTTGCCCGATCCCACGCCGGACGCGGGTGAGATTGTGGTCAAGGTCGGACGCTGCGGCATTTGCGGGTCGGATCTGCATATGACGGAGGACCCGGCCTATGGGATGACTGCGGGCAGCGTTCTGGGCCATGAATTCGCGGGCGAAGTCGTGGCGCTGGGCAAGGATGTCGAGGGTTTTGCCACGGGTGACCTCGTCGCGGTCAGCCCGCTTAAAAGCTGCGGCCATTGCCCCGCCTGCGTGGCGGGTGAGGTGGCGTGGTGTGAGCATTTCGGGCTGCAGGGCGGCGGCTATGCCGAATATGCCGTCACGCGGCCCAACCAATGCGTGCGCCTGCCCAAAAGCGCCAGCCTGGCCGATGGCGCGATCATCGAGCCATTGGCCGTGGCGCTGCATGGCATCAATCTGTCGGGGATGAAGACCGGCGACAAGATGCTGGTGCTGGGCGGCGGGCCGATCGGGCTTGCCGCCGCCTTTTGGGCGCGGCGACGCGGGGCGGGCGCGGTGTTGGTGCAGGATGTCGCCCTGTTTCAGGCCGAGCGCGCGCTGGCGATGGGGGCGACCGGCTTTGTCGCCGAACCCGACGATCCGGTCGGGGCGGCGGAGCGGGCGCTGGGCGGCAAGGCCGATGTGGTGATCGAATGCGTGGGCCGCCCCGGCCTGATCGCGCAGGCGGTTGAGCAGGTCCGCCCGCGCGGCACGATTCTGCTGCTGGGCCTTTGCACCCAGCCCGACACGTTCAATTCCTTTGCCATGCTGTCGAAGGAAGTGCGGCTGGTCACCTCGGCTTTCTTCCACCGGCAGGAATATGAGGCCGCGCTCGACGCCCTGTGCAGCGGTGCGCCCGAGCCGCGCCATCTCGTGTCCGACACGATTGCCTTGGCCGCCACGCCGGAGCGTTTCGAGGCGCTGCGGCGGCGCACCCATGACTGCAAGGTGCTGATCAACCCGTTTGGATAG
- a CDS encoding 2,4'-dihydroxyacetophenone dioxygenase family protein translates to MAVMTAPPSNKAAIVDVKFPHKALVDRLSPGGRYIDAQTDVDSPWVPFGEHAAIKHLAFDVRQNLFSNILWVKGPGVIGTHLHRGTITMVCLEGSVRYLEYDWTATPGGLILEVPGESHTLVTEHPEGCKLFGWMQGPIDFFDDQANLVDTADVWWFINHYETYCRDNGIAINPKLYV, encoded by the coding sequence ATGGCCGTTATGACCGCGCCGCCTTCGAACAAGGCCGCCATTGTCGATGTGAAATTCCCCCACAAGGCCCTGGTTGATCGCCTCAGCCCCGGCGGGCGCTATATCGATGCGCAGACCGATGTGGACAGCCCCTGGGTGCCCTTTGGCGAACATGCCGCGATCAAGCATCTGGCCTTTGACGTGCGGCAAAATCTGTTTTCGAACATCCTGTGGGTCAAAGGGCCGGGGGTGATCGGCACCCATCTGCATCGCGGCACGATCACCATGGTCTGTCTCGAAGGCAGTGTGCGCTATCTGGAATATGACTGGACCGCCACGCCGGGCGGCCTCATCCTCGAAGTGCCGGGCGAAAGCCACACGCTGGTGACCGAGCATCCCGAAGGGTGCAAGCTGTTCGGCTGGATGCAGGGCCCGATCGACTTCTTCGACGATCAGGCCAATCTGGTCGACACCGCCGATGTGTGGTGGTTCATCAACCACTATGAGACTTATTGCCGGGACAATGGCATCGCCATCAATCCCAAGCTCTACGTCTAA
- a CDS encoding SDR family NAD(P)-dependent oxidoreductase encodes MMGARFDGKAVLITGAATGIGQATALAFAAEGAGVMIGDIDPRAQETREMIAAAGGRAEFCHTDVRDPAAVEALVKACLSHFGRMDCAFNNAGVLPPQRPIHEVTPEELDLAIDVDFKGVFYAMQAEIRHFLTVGGGAIVNTASVGAVIADPNMSAYCAMKHAVAGLTKAAAVEYARVGIRTNCIAPGFVVTPMTRHWAESNAFTDMFFAQNISGRAAQPEEIAPTVLHLCSDGASFINGATFVIDGGQTAH; translated from the coding sequence ATGATGGGCGCGCGGTTTGACGGCAAGGCCGTGCTGATTACGGGCGCGGCCACGGGCATCGGGCAGGCCACCGCGCTGGCCTTTGCCGCCGAGGGGGCCGGTGTGATGATCGGGGACATCGACCCGCGCGCGCAGGAAACGCGCGAAATGATCGCGGCGGCGGGGGGCAGAGCGGAGTTTTGCCATACCGATGTCCGCGATCCGGCGGCGGTTGAGGCGTTGGTCAAGGCTTGCCTGTCCCATTTCGGGCGGATGGATTGCGCGTTCAACAACGCCGGTGTTCTGCCGCCCCAGCGCCCGATTCATGAGGTGACGCCGGAGGAACTGGATCTGGCCATTGATGTTGATTTCAAGGGCGTGTTCTATGCTATGCAGGCCGAAATCCGCCACTTTCTGACCGTAGGCGGAGGGGCGATTGTCAATACGGCCAGCGTGGGGGCGGTGATCGCCGATCCCAATATGAGCGCCTATTGCGCGATGAAACATGCCGTGGCGGGCCTGACCAAGGCGGCGGCGGTGGAATATGCGCGGGTTGGCATCCGCACCAATTGCATCGCGCCCGGCTTTGTCGTCACGCCGATGACCCGCCATTGGGCGGAAAGCAACGCCTTTACCGACATGTTTTTCGCGCAAAACATCTCGGGCCGCGCCGCCCAGCCCGAGGAAATCGCCCCCACCGTCCTGCATCTGTGCAGCGATGGGGCCAGTTTCATCAATGGTGCCACATTTGTGATCGACGGCGGCCAGACCGCGCATTAG
- a CDS encoding FAD-binding oxidoreductase — protein sequence MSGATIDRRGLLGAGVAATIGIAGQAMAQGAVLAPGVSKADLAAALKAMRAVVGDAWVAGDAESLRPWSKSYTPDPTGRHAPVGAVAPENVEQVQAILKIANQYRQPVWPVSTGKNMGYGSTTTAAPGQIILDLKRMNRILSVDTELCTALVEPGVTYQQLRDYLDEHNIPLWIDVPTVGPIVGPVGNTLDRGVGYTPYGEHFMVQCGMEVVMANGDILKTGMGSTKNPSAWQAFKWGYGPYLDGIFTQSNFGVVTKMGLWLMPAPPVYKPLVVRHKKMEDVARITDAMRPLRIAGIVPNVVLMMGAAYQLAMFHRRGEVTTKPAQVSDEEIAQFAAKHDLGMWNTYIALYGTPAQVAESERIIRGAFAAIDGDVMTQEQMKDNPWFHHHATLMRGGLSLEEVGLARWKGAGGGLAWFAPVAPAKGSETQGQIDLAKQILARHGFDYTAAFAVGMRELHHIIALLYDKSDPAEEKRADDCYRELVTGFGDRGWCSYRTGVHAMDLVAAQYGETNRAVNAAIKQALDPNHILAPGKSGIA from the coding sequence ATGAGCGGGGCGACCATCGACAGACGCGGATTGCTGGGCGCGGGCGTGGCGGCGACCATTGGTATTGCCGGACAGGCGATGGCGCAGGGCGCTGTTCTTGCGCCGGGCGTCAGCAAGGCTGATCTGGCCGCCGCGCTCAAGGCCATGCGCGCCGTGGTGGGCGATGCTTGGGTGGCGGGTGATGCCGAGAGCCTGCGGCCATGGTCGAAAAGCTATACGCCCGACCCCACGGGCCGCCATGCGCCGGTGGGCGCGGTGGCGCCGGAAAATGTCGAACAGGTGCAGGCGATCCTCAAAATCGCCAACCAATATCGCCAGCCTGTCTGGCCGGTCAGCACCGGCAAGAATATGGGCTATGGCAGCACCACGACAGCCGCGCCAGGCCAGATCATCCTTGACCTGAAACGCATGAACCGCATCCTCTCGGTCGATACCGAGCTGTGCACCGCGCTGGTCGAACCGGGCGTCACCTATCAGCAGTTGCGCGACTATCTGGACGAGCACAATATCCCGCTGTGGATCGATGTGCCCACGGTCGGCCCGATTGTCGGCCCGGTCGGCAACACGCTGGACCGGGGCGTCGGCTATACGCCCTATGGCGAGCATTTCATGGTGCAATGCGGCATGGAGGTCGTCATGGCCAATGGCGACATTTTGAAAACCGGCATGGGCAGCACCAAGAACCCCAGCGCATGGCAGGCGTTCAAATGGGGCTATGGGCCTTATCTGGACGGCATTTTCACCCAGTCGAATTTTGGCGTGGTGACGAAAATGGGCCTGTGGCTGATGCCCGCGCCGCCGGTCTATAAACCGCTGGTGGTGCGCCACAAAAAGATGGAGGATGTGGCGCGCATTACCGACGCCATGCGGCCTTTGCGCATTGCCGGAATTGTGCCCAATGTGGTGCTGATGATGGGGGCGGCCTATCAATTGGCCATGTTCCACCGGCGCGGCGAAGTGACAACCAAACCCGCACAGGTCAGCGATGAGGAAATCGCCCAATTCGCCGCAAAGCATGATCTGGGCATGTGGAACACCTATATCGCGCTTTACGGCACCCCCGCGCAGGTGGCCGAAAGCGAGCGCATCATCCGGGGCGCCTTTGCCGCCATCGACGGCGATGTGATGACGCAGGAGCAGATGAAGGACAACCCGTGGTTCCACCACCACGCCACGCTGATGCGCGGCGGCCTCAGCCTTGAGGAAGTGGGCCTTGCGCGGTGGAAGGGCGCGGGCGGGGGCCTTGCCTGGTTTGCGCCCGTGGCCCCGGCCAAAGGCAGCGAGACGCAGGGGCAGATCGATCTGGCCAAACAGATCCTTGCGCGTCACGGCTTTGACTATACCGCCGCCTTTGCCGTGGGCATGCGCGAATTGCACCACATCATCGCGCTGCTGTATGACAAGAGCGACCCGGCCGAGGAAAAGCGCGCCGATGATTGCTATCGCGAACTCGTCACCGGCTTTGGTGATCGCGGCTGGTGCTCCTATCGCACCGGGGTTCACGCCATGGATCTGGTGGCGGCGCAATATGGCGAGACCAACCGCGCGGTGAATGCCGCGATCAAACAGGCGCTTGATCCCAACCACATCCTTGCCCCCGGCAAATCGGGGATCGCATGA
- a CDS encoding c-type cytochrome, producing the protein MRRWALLPLMLLAAPASAQTGQALGQTLAQRPPAKTYASVCAYCHGHNVGPIILGRKLPVEYIQAMVRAGRNGMPAMRPTEISPGELDALAAWISKAPKDIKEHGQ; encoded by the coding sequence ATGAGGCGCTGGGCATTGTTGCCGCTGATGCTGCTGGCGGCCCCCGCCTCGGCGCAAACGGGCCAGGCATTGGGCCAGACGCTGGCGCAGCGGCCCCCGGCCAAAACTTACGCCAGCGTCTGCGCCTATTGCCACGGCCACAATGTGGGGCCGATCATTTTGGGCCGCAAACTGCCGGTTGAATATATTCAGGCGATGGTGCGCGCGGGTCGCAACGGAATGCCCGCGATGCGCCCCACCGAAATCTCGCCCGGCGAACTCGACGCACTGGCCGCATGGATTTCCAAGGCCCCCAAAGACATCAAGGAGCACGGCCAATGA